Part of the Legionella cardiaca genome, CGAGTTTCAATTTATGGGTTTTATTTACCCTGCAATGAATCAAATTATTTCTCATGCAGCACGAATGCGTAATAGAACACGAGGTAGATTACACTGCCCACTTGTATTTCGTGCTCCCTTTGGTGGAGGAATTCGAGCACCCGAACATCATTCAGAAAGCACTGAAGCCTTGTTTGCACATATTCCTGGATTACAGGTCGTTATTCCTTCCTCTCCCAAGAGAGCCTATGGTCTCTTATTAGCTGCAATTAGAAATCCCGATCCCGTTATTTTTTTGGAGCCTAAACGAATTTATAGACTGGTTAAACAGCCTGTAGAAGATAATGGCCAGGCATTACCTCTGGGTAAGTGTTTTACATTACAGGAAGGAGACGATGTTACTTTGGTCAGTTGGGGAGCTAGTATGCATGAAACATTGCAGGCTTCTAAACAATTAGCGGAAGAAGGCATCTCCTGTGAGGTTATCGATGTGGCAACAATCAAACCACTCGATATAGAAACAATTATCAACTCTGTTGAGAAGACTGGCCGTTGCGTTATTATCCATGAAGGGGCCAAAACATGTGGTGTTGGGGCTGAAATTACTGCTCAATTAATGGAAAACTCATTAGCAGATCTGTTAGCACCTGTGCAACGAGTAACAGGTTATGATGTAGTCATGCCCTATTTCCAACTAGAAAAAAACTATATACCGAGCATTTCCCGGATTAAAGACAGTGTCATGAGCATAATGGAGTGATAATGAATATATTCAATTTACCTGATTTGGGCGAAGGTTTGCCTGATGCTGAAATTCATGAGTGGTTTGTAAAAGAAGGCGATATTGTTCAAGCGGATCAGCCCTTGGTTTCAATGGAGACAGCCAAAGCTGTTGTTGATGTTCCCTGTCCTCAAGGCGGGAAAATTGTCAAATTGTTTGGTAAACCAGGTGATGTGATTAAAACAGGCGAACCTTTGGTTGGCTTTGAAGCTGCAGAAACAGCGCGAGTCGACAAAGGAACCGTCGTTGGTAACTTAGAAGAAAGTACCGACATTAGTGAAGACAATTTTACAATTGGTTCAAGTCATACAGCATCCCAACGAGTTAAGACTACTCCGGCAATTCGGTTATTGGCAAAAAAACTTGGTGTTGACCTCAAATCATTAACTGGTACAGGCGAGCATGGTGTTATTACTCGTGATGATGTTCAGTCAGCTGCCAGTAAAAAGACCGAGCTTCCAGAAGGCTTTGAAGCCCTGCGAGGTGTACGCCGCGCTATGTTGGCTAGTATGGTTCAATCCCACCAAGAAGTCGTTCCTGTAAGTATTTTTGATGAGGCAGATATTCAGTGCTGGGAACCTCAAAATGATATAACGGTCCGTCTTATCAAAGCTATTGTCTACGCTTGCAAAAAAGAGCCTGCATTGAATGCTTGGTTTAATACAGCGCATAGTGCAAGAAAATGTTTTACAGAGGTTAATTTAGGATTAGCAATGGATAGCAGTGATGGTTTATTTGTTCCTGTCATTCATGATGCAGCCAGGCAAAGTGACTCCAAATTAAGACAAATGATTAATGATTATAAAAAAGACGTGCAAAATCGAACTGTTGCTGCTGAAAATTTAAAAGGAGCAACGATCACTTTGTCAAACTTTGGAAAATTTGCCGGACGTTTTGCCAGTCCAATTATTGTGCCACCGATGGTTGCAATTTTAGCGGTTGGTCGTTTATACGAAGGAGCCGTGGTTCAGAAAGATAACATTGAAAAACACCGTCTATTACCTTTATCCCTAAGCTTTGATCATCGAGCTGTCACGGGTGGTGAAGCAACTCGATTTTTAGGCGCTGTTATTGAATCGTTGCAACAACCATAATCTCAAAAGGATTGTCGTAAATCGCCTTGTCAGCGCTATGGCAACCTAATTTTAAATCCCCTGCCCTGAAAACGGTCAGCCGTTTTCAGGATAACGATCTGGAGGGGATAATTTTTGAGAAGAACCGAATTTCTATGCAGCTGCCGCTGCTTTGGCGACATCCTCAAGCGACATATCCAACTCTTTTACATGCTGAAAGCGTTTCGTTTCAACAAAGAAAGAAGCATAACCGTCAGTTCGTTTGGAAGTGAGTAATTTAACTCCAAGAGCAATACCTACAGACACTAATGCTAAAGCAAGGTTAACAATGAACGGTTTCCAGAACGAACGATGCTTAGACATTACATCATCGTGGCTATGTAAATGCTCCATAAAATCAGCATGGAAGGCATTATATTCATCAGGCGTCGGTAAATTATCTGGATGCTCATAAATTAGCGCATCTACTTTTTTGCGCAAGCGAATTGCTAAATCTTGAACCATTTGGCCATCTTTACCAATCTTCACCCCATGCTGCTCAAGCACTTCAATCGCGTTATAAAGATGAGAAAGTGCATTACTTAATTTGGGGTGAGCTTCCTCATGATTTTTTAAAATTATTAAAGCATCTTCGTGTACATCAGTAGAAACAGGATCTACGGCAAAAATGTAGTTTTCTTGAGAAGTTGGAATCTTTTTACCTAAATCAGTCATATCAATTATCAGTCTACTTAGAATAGGCTGCAAAGTAAGACCATGAAATTGATTTCTATTTTGAAAAATATAATCAATAACTTTTTTCCCGTCACCGGTCTCTTCATACCCCTTCATTTCCTCTGATAGTTTCTGAATAAAACTTTCTCGCTTAAGTGCATCAGCATTATTAAAAAAATCTTTGAATGCATATTTACCGTGACGCTTTTGCAAGTACTCCTTAAAAATTCCAGAAAATTTCTGAACCAATTCCCTTCTTTGCATTATTCGATCTTTTTGGCCATTAAGAATAACTTCATGTTTTTCGACTTGTTTCTTAAGCAAATTAATTGCATTTATTACCTCATTTAATGTCCCTAGAGTGCCCTTGCTTGCTGGCTGTAACTTTTCTAACTCATCACTTAAATGGCTCAGTTCTTCTTCTTTAATACTTGGTAAATAAGCTTTGAGAGCAAGGATAGCCTCTGCGTGAACCTTTTTATTTTCGCAAGTTTCATTAAAGGTCATCCCCAGGGTTTGTTTTTGAGTTTCAATCTGTGTTTTATATTGTTCTAAGCAGGTCGTTATTTCTTGCAGTAAAAGCTCCTGCTTTCCGCGGCAGATAGGGACTAAACCTTCTGCCCCGCTTTCTGTTGACACTGAAGTTTTTGCATTACCATCATTGTCCTGCTCAGAAAAGGTCTTACTTAATCTCCTTTGAAGCAATTCAATATTCTGAAAAGCAGGCTGAATGGCTTGTGAATAAATATTAAAGTTTATTAGTTGCTCTTTTAAGAGGGTTAGTTTTAGGTCAGACATTTCAGGAAGCGAATCCAAAGCCACCGAGATAGTATTAAATTTTTCATTGAAACTCGCAATTTTCAAATTTGCAATCCGTTTTACGGCTGTTTTTAGAACGGAATGAATCGCTGTGATGCTTACTTCATACTCACTGCTTTTAACTTCATCGATTAATTTTTTTATCTCCTCTGAAGCCTGTATGAGAGGTTCAAATTGCTTTTCAGCTTCATTACATTTTTGGTCTGGATTTTCGCTGGTTGTACTTAGGTAATCATTTAATTTTTGTACATCTAAAAGTAAAATATCAATCTTTTCTAGAATTCGTATCTCAAGATTAATATTAGAAATATCTGTCTTAGTCTGCGCTAACGCTTCTTTGTTTTTATTAATTTCTTGTTCAAGATCACTCTTCACTAACGCAATTTCTTGCTCTTTTTTGGCAATTGTTTTGTTTACTGTGACTAGTGGCTCTAGTGCTTTTTTAATATTTAAAAGCTCAACACTGCGACTTTTATAAAGCAGTAGATTATCTTGTGATTGCTGAGCCCATTTGATTTGGTTAGTGACTAAATCCTTAGCTTCATCAATACTCTCTGATAATTCATCACATGCAAGTCTTCTCTCGATTTCTTCTTTTTCTTGCTGAAGAATTTTTGCTAAAACTTCAATACCAGCTCCTCTTTTAAAAATCGATATGCCATAGAATTTTTTTATTGAAAATGTGGTTAGCTCATCAAGATTTTTTAAAACATCAACCAGTGGACTCTTTTTTGCTGTAATAGCCTGAGAAACAGCCATTAAGGCTGTCTGGATTTGTCTTTTACTCTCAAAATAATCTTTATTACCGGTGGATTGTTTGTCCTTTTTTTCTTCAGTAGAAATTAACTCTTCTAACCACAGTAAAGTTTTTTCAGTTTGATCAGATTCTAGTGTAGATAGAGCAAATAAACGATCAAATTTTTGCTCATCCAGGGAGCCCAATTGGGATAATGTTTCTTTATGTTTCGTTACCTCACCCCAAACTGATTGCGCCATTAATGAACGTTTAGATTTGCTCTGTTGCAATTCATCATCATTTTCTAGTTTAGTAGCTTGAATTGTCTTTTCATTAAGATCCTCAAGTACTCTTGTAATACTCTTTTCTTCTTCCTGTTTTTTTGCAAGCAACTCTTTCTTTGTAAATTGCAATTCGGTAAAAGCTTCGCGATTAGCTGATTTCATCGATTGGGCAGCTCTTTCTTTTTCTAATCGCTGGATTAATTCAAGTTTTTGTGATTCCAGAAATCCTAATATTTTTACAACCGTATGCTGATGTCCCGTAAGCGCCATTTTATTGGCTGAATAAATGTTAATAATTGCTGGATAAAGTCCTTGCTTTAAATAGGACGGGCAATAAAATGGATGCTCCCAAATTTGCAGTAACTTATTCAATTCATCCTGAATGGATAAGACATTGGAATAATGCATTTCCAGCATGGAAAATTGGCGTTCGAGGGCTTCCAAATCATTAGCACTGGACTCTGCAAAATTTTCAAACCCTGCAATAGCCTTATCCAATTTTTCTAATTGTTGTGAAATATCGGCATTTCTTTTTTGGTGATAGTTCAAAACTAATCTATTTCTATTTTCCTGCAAGTGCTCAAGCACGCCCTCTAGTTTCATTTTTTGCATCTGCAAATTTCTGGCAAGATTCTCTTGAACCGCCAGGAGACCAAAACTAGCATCCGTCTTTTTCACAAGAAGTAGATCAGGAAGAATTTCATTGGCATAGGTGACATCATGATTGCTAGCTTCACTTACTAATCTCTCTGCTAATTCCGAATGAGAGTCTAATAATTTACGTAAACTTTTTCCTTTGTAGTCCATTAATTTTTGAGTCAGTTCATCAATTAGTGCTTTAATATGAAACTCATTTTCTTTAAAGACTGCTAGTTCTTCTTCAAGTCTGCCCTCAGCTCCATCTGCGGCAACCTTGGGATCAATCGATGATAATGCCTCACTATGCGGAGATTCTACAGCTCCTGTAGAGAAATCTTTTAAGAATTGTTCTGTTTTCTCTTCAAGTAATTTATTCTCAGCATGAATAAATTCTCGTATCATATTCATTTTTGCAAGCTCACTTCGCACATGAAGTGTATCTTTATAGTCTTCAAAATAGTCAATTAATTTACCTGACAAAATTGAAGGAAGAAGAACTCTATATTTTCTGTATGCTTCTTCAGCATCAATGACTTCCCCTTTCACCAGATAGGTATAATCGCTGGGGGCCTTCTCTGTAACATGAGATACTTTCTTAGGAATATTACCAGCTCCTGGATGAAAAAAGGACGCTAGATCCTCTAATTCAGCAGGAATCTCATGTAGGAATGGAAAGATTTTGGCGATTAACTCATAGGAAATGGGGTGAACTACTTTAAAATCCATTTTTTTATGATCTTTTACAAAATTTCTTGAAATAACTAGCTTTAAATTCTCTATAAATTCACTTTTATTAGACAAATGGTTCTTAATGTCATACTCATCAATGACACGATCCAACTCTAGTAAATATTTTTCTAAATTGGTGCAAGGGATAATTGTACCTAAATTAGCCAATTTTTTTCTGATGGCTTTCTTTAGTTCCTCTTTAAAACTTTCGATTATTACAGAAGAATCACTTTTTTGCGCTGCTTTATAAGCAGTTTCAGTTATGCTGGCCAGATCCTTTTTCAATAAGTTGTATATGGTTTGATGAGTGGAGCTTAAATCATTTGTCACACTGGTCATATCACTTAGCAATCCAGGATTTT contains:
- a CDS encoding alpha-ketoacid dehydrogenase subunit beta — encoded protein: MPDITLIEAVTQALAYELANDENVVVFGEDVGKNGGVFRATIGLQDRFGEHRVFDSPLAESMIAGLAVGMSVQGLKPVAEFQFMGFIYPAMNQIISHAARMRNRTRGRLHCPLVFRAPFGGGIRAPEHHSESTEALFAHIPGLQVVIPSSPKRAYGLLLAAIRNPDPVIFLEPKRIYRLVKQPVEDNGQALPLGKCFTLQEGDDVTLVSWGASMHETLQASKQLAEEGISCEVIDVATIKPLDIETIINSVEKTGRCVIIHEGAKTCGVGAEITAQLMENSLADLLAPVQRVTGYDVVMPYFQLEKNYIPSISRIKDSVMSIME
- a CDS encoding dihydrolipoamide acetyltransferase family protein, whose translation is MNIFNLPDLGEGLPDAEIHEWFVKEGDIVQADQPLVSMETAKAVVDVPCPQGGKIVKLFGKPGDVIKTGEPLVGFEAAETARVDKGTVVGNLEESTDISEDNFTIGSSHTASQRVKTTPAIRLLAKKLGVDLKSLTGTGEHGVITRDDVQSAASKKTELPEGFEALRGVRRAMLASMVQSHQEVVPVSIFDEADIQCWEPQNDITVRLIKAIVYACKKEPALNAWFNTAHSARKCFTEVNLGLAMDSSDGLFVPVIHDAARQSDSKLRQMINDYKKDVQNRTVAAENLKGATITLSNFGKFAGRFASPIIVPPMVAILAVGRLYEGAVVQKDNIEKHRLLPLSLSFDHRAVTGGEATRFLGAVIESLQQP